From a single Salmo salar chromosome ssa22, Ssal_v3.1, whole genome shotgun sequence genomic region:
- the LOC106582963 gene encoding transcription factor HES-5 — protein sequence MSQVGTPVSNGLFLTAMAPFAESSRLTSVESSPCSSSNKLRKLVVEKIRRDRINSSIEQLRTLLHRGQMCGQQQQRLSKLEKADILELAVSFLQKETNADVSPTYYQGCSQCLQETLRPLSLHAPLQSAEQQEIKRFYVHQKTALSRSMSSEQHARSAAKRSTSRSSSPRSQGSLWRPW from the exons ATGTCCCAAGTTGGAACGCCTGTTTCCAACGGCCTGTTTCTAACGGCCATGGCTCCTTTTGCTGAAAGCAGTAGGCTTACTTCTGTTGAGAGCTCGCCCTGTTCATCCAGTAATAAG TTACGGAAGCTCGTTGTGGAGAAAATTCGGAGAGACCGCATCAACAGCAGCATTGAGCAACTGAGAACACTTCTCCACAGAGGACAGATGTGtggccagcagcagcagcgcttATCCAAACTGGAGAAAGCGGATATTTTGGAGTTGGCGGTGAGTTTCCTACAGAAGGAGACCAATGCGGACGTTTCGCCCACCTACTACCAGGGCTGCTCCCAGTGTCTGCAGGAGACCCTCCGCCCCCTGTCCCTTCACGCGCCCCTGCAGTCTGCAGAACAACAGGAGATCAAACGCTTTTACGTGCACCAGAAAACAGCCCTGTCCAGGAGCATGTCAAGTGAACAGCACGCGCGGTCTGCAGCCAAGCGGTCAACATCAAGGTCATCATCACCGCGGTCCCAAGGCTCTCTGTGGAGGCCATGGTAA
- the LOC106582965 gene encoding transcription factor HES-5-like gives MAPTYTRDSDNTMLSTKDKHKLRKPVVEKMRRDRINTCIEQLKTLLEREFHKQDPNAKLEKADILEMTVGFLKQQLQPQSPVPQRAHSEGYSQCWRETLHFLSSSSMKDMMLQNLQRAGQDICLSSPLSSQHQNHSQGPVKQATNGHEPVWRPW, from the exons atggctCCTACCTACACCAGAGACTCTGATAACACCATGCTCTCTACTAAAGACAAACATAAA CTAAGGAAACCAGTTGTGGAGAAGATGCGTAGAGACCGCATCAACACCTGCATAGAGCAGCTCAAGACCCTGCTGGAGAGGGAGTTCCACAAACAGGACCCCAATGCCAAGCTGGAGAAGGCTGACATCCTGGAGATGACGGTGGGGTTCCTGAAGCAGCAGCTGCAGCCTCAGAGCCCAGTCCCTCAGAGGGCCCACAGTGAGGGCTACTCCCAGTGCTGGAGGGAGACACTGCACTTCCTGTCTTCCAGCTCCATGAAGGACATGATGCTCCAGAACCTCCAGAGAGCTGGCCAGGacatctgcctctcctctccactctcctcccaaCACCAAAACCACAGCCAGGGCCCAGTGAAGCAGGCCACAAATGGCCACGAACCAGTCTGGAGACCTTGGTAG
- the LOC106582964 gene encoding transcription factor HES-5, with the protein MAPTYTRDSDNTMLSTKDKHKLRKPVVEKMRRDRINTCIEQLKTLLEREFHKQDPNAKLEKADILEMTVGFLKQQLQPQSPVPQRAHSEGYSQCWRETLHFLSSSSMKDMMLQNLQRAGQDICLSFPLSSQHQNHSQGPVKQATNGHEPVWRPW; encoded by the exons atggctCCTACCTACACCAGAGACTCTGACAACACCATGCTCTCTACTAAAGACAAACATAAA CTAAGGAAACCAGTTGTGGAGAAGATGCGTAGAGACCGCATCAACACCTGCATAGAGCAGCTCAAGACCCTGCTGGAGAGGGAGTTCCACAAACAGGACCCCAATGCCAAGCTGGAGAAGGCTGACATCCTGGAGATGACGGTGGGGTTCCTGAAACAGCAGCTGCAGCCTCAGAGCCCAGTCCCTCAGAGGGCCCACAGTGAGGGCTACTCCCAGTGCTGGAGGGAGACACTGCACTTCCTGTCTTCCAGCTCCATGAAGGACATGATGCTCCAGAACCTCCAGAGAGCTGGCCAGGACATCTGCCTCTCCTTTCCACTCTCCTCCCAACACCAAAACCACAGCCAGGGCCCAGTGAAGCAGGCCACAAATGGTCACGAACCAGTCTGGAGACCTTGGTAG
- the LOC106582962 gene encoding transcription factor HES-5, translated as MAPVNMCNIVRTTKDKIKLRKPVVEKMRRDRINSSIEQLKSLLKTELQAHQPNSKLEKADILETAVFYLKDNSTRPASSFNAASTVQSYAEGFTQCLEETLRFLSAHNQPTDSQHKLVNHFHRVQKLGDRVVLSPNRTTVPHNSRTPKCVTAGGRGPLWRPW; from the exons ATGGCTCCAGTCAATATGTGCAACATTGTGAGGACCACGAAAGATAAAATCAAA CTGAGAAAACCAGTGGTCGAGAAGATGCGCCGAGACCGCATCAACAGCAGCATCGAACAGCTCAAGTCACTCCTCAAAACCGAACTTCAAGCACACCAACCCAACTCTAAACTGGAGAAGGCTGACATTCTCGAGACAGCTGTGTTTTACCTGAAAGACAACAGCACGCGCCCTGCTTCTTCATTCAACGCAGCGTCAACTGTCCAGAGCTACGCGGAGGGATTCACCCAGTGCCTGGAGGAGACGCTGCGTTTCCTCTCAGCGCACAACCAGCCGACTGACTCGCAACATAAGCTTGTCAATCACTTCCATCGGGTACAGAAACTTGGTGACAGAGTCGTGCTGAGTCCAAACCGCACGACGGTCCCTCACAACAGCAGAACTCCGAAATGTGTCACCGCAGGTGGAAGAGGGCCTTTGTGGAGACCCTGGTGA